Proteins encoded by one window of Salvia splendens isolate huo1 chromosome 5, SspV2, whole genome shotgun sequence:
- the LOC121803207 gene encoding uncharacterized protein LOC121803207 produces MTKSLTTRNIIFIILQHYHHNHISHFTQIISSQNHPNISIYLYKVQPPNAVDKVQIMKAQNAVALFLISCAVYITLLTWKQHLSFAGRVYDVRIINGFTNNSSLALVVWCSAADGRDIGGRALQERDDYSWSVRVAPLWSSARFVCTLKWDARRRKFEAFRASRDVFRCGRRGGQCLWLVREDGFYFSNDGVGWIKDFAWM; encoded by the coding sequence atgacaaaatctcTCACCACTCGCAATATAATCTTCATAATATTGCAACATTATCACCACAATCATATTTCACACTTTACACAAATAATTTCATCTCAAAATCACCCAAATATATCAATCTACTTATATAAAGTACAACCTCCCAATGCAGTCGACAAAGTCCAAATAATGAAAGCGCAAAACGCGGTGGCTCTCTTCCTCATAAGCTGCGCGGTGTACATCACGCTCCTGACGTGGAAGCAGCATCTCTCCTTCGCGGGCCGGGTGTACGACGTCCGCATCATCAACGGCTTCACCAACAACTCGTCGCTGGCGCTGGTGGTGTGGTGCTCGGCCGCGGACGGGCGAGACATAGGCGGGAGGGCCCTCCAAGAGCGCGACGACTACAGCTGGAGCGTCAGAGTGGCCCCACTGTGGAGCTCGGCTCGATTCGTGTGCACCCTTAAGTGGGACGCGAGGAGGCGGAAGTTCGAGGCGTTCCGGGCCAGCCGGGACGTGTTTAGGTGCGGACGCCGCGGCGGGCAATGCCTTTGGCTGGTGAGAGAGGATGGGTTTTACTTCAGCAATGATGGGGTCGGATGGATCAAAGATTTTGCATGGATGTAA
- the LOC121804756 gene encoding probable leucine-rich repeat receptor-like protein kinase At5g63930 has protein sequence MFNSRRGLLWGFITISMVLLILVLPSNALSEDGISLLELKKSIIDPFNFLQSWNPNDQTPCSWHGVNCTMDSSPVVWSLDLSYRNLSGTLSSWIGNLVYLTVLDLSFNGFRGRIPKEIANCSTLEVLNLNNNQLDGEIPPELGSLSHLVYLNLCNNMLSGPIPDEFGKLTSLVQFVAYTNNLTGPVPRSFGNLKNLRVFRAGQNVLSENLPAEIGYCESLIVLGLAQNQIGGELPKELGLLQKLTDLILWDNQFTGPIPKELGNCTSLETLALYQNMLGGEIPPELGNIKYLTRLYLYRNSLNGSIPREIGNLSFGLEIDFSENFLSGEIPVELTKIKSLYLLYLFQNGLTGVIPPELSTLRNLTKLDLSINNLTGPIPYGFQYLPRMSQLQLFDNNLSGTIPPRLGLYSRLWVVDFSDNHLTGRIPPHICQHSNLILLNFEANDLYGNIPSGVINCTSLVQLRVSGNRLSGSFPSDICRLTNLSAVDLAQNKFSGPIPQGIGSCQKLQRLDLSGNYFSVDLPNEIGNLSQLAVFNVSSNFFTGQMPREILKCKALLKLDLSGNNFIGTIPRELGMLSQLERLILSENMFSGSIPAELGNLSHLTELQMGGNFLSGSIPNELGNLASLQIAMNLSYNNLSGPIPPELGNLILLEYLLLNNNGLSGEIPSTFANLSSLLGCNFSNNDLSGPLPSVQVFQNMSVSSFAGNRGLCGGPLGNCTGSTPNDINPPPVGSMDAPRGKIITIVAAVIGGVSLVLIAAILYAMRFHPVDKALSSQDKDVQSVESDIYFSPKEGFTFQDLVEATNSFHETFVIGRGAVGTVYKAVLHSAQVIAVKKLASNREGNNIENSFRAEISTLGKIRHRNIVKLYGFCYYQGSNLLLYEYMARGSLGELLHGSFCHLDWQTRFTIALGAGEGLAYLHHDCRPRIIHRDIKSNNILLDEKFEAHVGDFGLAKVIDMPQSKSMSAVAGSYGYIAPEYAYTMKVTEKCDIYSYGVVLLELLTGKTPVQPLEEGGDLVSWVRSYIRSHSLSPEILDPRLDLKDAITVNHMITVLKIALLCTSMSPFDRPSMREVVIMLIGSNERDGHAAASSPDYTTSPEENAS, from the exons TGGCAACTTGGTTTATCTCACTGTTCTTGATCTCTCCTTCAATGGATTCAGGGGCAGGATACCTAAAGAGATTGCAAACTGCTCCACTTTAGAAGTCCTCAACTTGAACAATAATCAGCTCGATGGCGAAATCCCACCTGAGTTAGGCAGTTTATCCCATTTGGTATACCTGAATTTGTGCAATAACATGTTATCTGGTCCTATTCCAGATGAGTTTGGCAAACTAACCTCCCTTGTACAGTTTGTTGCCTACACGAACAACCTCACCGGCCCTGTGCCTCGCTCCTTTGGCAATCTCAAGAACCTGAGAGTGTTTCGTGCAGGGCAGAACGTGTTATCTGAGAACTTGCCTGCTGAGATAGGGTACTGTGAGAGTCTAATAGTTCTTGGTCTTGCACAGAACCAAATCGGAGGCGAGCTGCCTAAAGAGCTTGGGTTGCTGCAGAAGCTCACTGATCTCATTCTATGGGATAATCAGTTCACAGGGCCGATCCCGAAGGAGCTTGGGAACTGCACGAGCCTTGAGACGCTTGCCTTGTACCAGAACATGCTCGGGGGAGAGATTCCTCCCGAGCTTGGCAACATCAAGTATCTTACCAGATTGTATCTATACAGAAACAGTTTGAATGGAAGTATTCCAAGGGAGATTGGGAACCTCAGTTTTGGCTTAGAAATTGATTTCTCTGAGAATTTTCTCTCTGGTGAGATTCCAGTAGAGTTAACTAAGATAAAGAGTCTGTATTTGCTCTACTTGTTTCAAAATGGGCTCACGGGCGTGATCCCGCCCGAGCTCAGCACGTTGAGGAATCTCACGAAGCTGGACTTGTCGATCAACAATCTTACCGGCCCTATACCATATGGCTTCCAGTACCTGCCTCGGATGAGCCAGCTGCAGCTCTTTGATAACAACTTGAGTGGCACCATACCTCCGCGTCTTGGCCTTTATAGCCGGCTTTGGGTGGTTGATTTCTCGGATAATCACCTCACTGGTAGAATCCCGCCTCACATTTGCCAGCATTCAAATCTGATACTGCTCAACTTTGAGGCCAATGACTTGTATGGGAACATTCCATCCGGTGTCATCAACTGTACCTCGTTGGTGCAGCTTCGTGTCAGTGGGAACAGGCTGTCCGGGAGCTTCCCTTCTGATATATGCAGATTAACGAACCTCTCTGCTGTTGATCTTGCTCAAAATAAGTTCAGCGGGCCTATCCCTCAAGGGATAGGCAGCTGCCAGAAACTGCAGAGGCTCGACCTCTCGGGCAATTACTTCAGTGTTGATCTGCCTAATGAGATAGGCAATCTTTCCCAGCTTGCAGTGTTCAATGTCTCGTCCAACTTCTTCACCGGACAGATGCCACGAGAGATCCTCAAATGCAAGGCTCTGCTGAAGCTTGATCTCAGTGGGAACAACTTCATTGGCACCATACCAAGAGAGCTGGGGATGCTCTCTCAGCTCGAACGCCTCATCTTATCCGAGAATATGTTTTCAGGAAGCATTCCGGCCGAACTAGGGAACCTCTCTCACTTGACTGAGCTGCAAATGGGTGGAAATTTCCTCTCTGGTAGCATACCTAATGAGTTAGGCAACCTTGCTAGCTTGCAGATCGCGATGAATCTGAGTTACAACAACTTGTCCGGGCCAATCCCGCCCGAGCTTGGGAATCTCATCTTGTTGGAGTATTTACTACTCAACAACAATGGCTTGAGCGGTGAGATCCCAAGCACGTTCGCGAATCTCTCTAGCCTGCTTGGATGCAACTTCTCGAACAATGATCTGTCCGGGCCGTTGCCATCCGTGCAGGTGTTTCAGAACATGAGTGTCTCTAGCTTTGCTGGAAACAGAGGACTCTGTGGAGGGCCTCTCGGAAATTGCACTGGTTCGACTCCTAACGACATAAATCCTCCTCCTGTGGGAAGCATGGATGCTCCTCGAGGGAAGATCATCACCATCGTTGCTGCTGTGATAGGTGGAGTCTCGCTTGTTCTGATTGCAGCTATTTTATACGCGATGAGGTTCCATCCCGTTGATAAGGCCCTGTCTTCTCAGGATAAGGATGTGCAATCCGTGGAATCAGATATATACTTCTCTCCCAAGGAAGGGTTCACGTTCCAGGACCTGGTCGAGGCCACCAACAGCTTCCACGAGACGTTTGTGATCGGAAGGGGGGCAGTTGGGACGGTTTACAAGGCGGTCCTGCACTCTGCTCAGGTGATTGCAGTGAAGAAGCTGGCCTCGAATAGAGAGGGGAACAACATTGAGAACAGCTTCCGTGCTGAGATTTCGACGCTTGGGAAGATTAGGCATCGGAATATTGTGAAGCTGTATGGCTTCTGCTATTACCAGGGCTCCAATCTGCTTCTCTACGAGTACATGGCGAGAGGCAGCTTAGGCGAACTGCTTCACGGGTCGTTTTGCCACCTGGACTGGCAAACAAGGTTCACGATCGCTCTAGGGGCTGGCGAGGGCCTGGCTTACTTGCATCACGATTGCAGGCCTCGGATCATCCACCGCGACATCAAGTCGAATAACATACTTCTTGATGAAAAGTTTGAGGCCCATGTTGGGGATTTCGGCCTGGCCAAAGTTATCGACATGCCTCAGTCCAAGTCAATGTCCGCGGTTGCTGGATCGTACGGCTACATAGCCCCCG AATACGCGTACACTATGAAGGTTACGGAGAAATGTGATATATACAGCTACGGAGTTGTTCTCCTAGAGCTGCTGACGGGTAAAACTCCCGTGCAGCCCCTCGAGGAAGGGGGCGATCTAGTGTCGTGGGTGCGGAGTTACATTCGAAGCCATTCTCTGTCACCCGAGATACTAGATCCTCGTCTGGATCTCAAAGACGCGATCACTGTGAACCACATGATCACTGTGCTGAAAATCGCGCTTCTCTGCACGAGCATGTCCCCGTTTGACCGCCCATCGATGAGGGAGGTCGTGATCATGCTGATCGGGTCAAACGAGCGAGACGGGCACGCTGCAGCTTCGTCTCCGGATTACACTACTTCTCCGGAGGAGAACGCCTCGTGA